From Penaeus chinensis breed Huanghai No. 1 chromosome 18, ASM1920278v2, whole genome shotgun sequence, one genomic window encodes:
- the LOC125034582 gene encoding uncharacterized protein LOC125034582: MCGTLHCVPRDTSRSGLPWYHLNYTREVDSTFCSFVISSEEYPSSDWLSPDGAKCAEGKMCVNQRCVAVPAADGTRQCPGNCSGHGVCNNKNKCHCDPGFSPPDCAKPGMGGSEDSGPASRANKDGSTAALVLCVLFVLLLTLAAALFCAWGRLRRCWEKKGREKVSAIAPRCASCIDTCCCPIVSKITHWMVTVGPLGKRPRTSRKEIHTVDISAATENGRTICQVDLDFEGRQRSRTNSWGVANERLVTEIVTLEPKNSPELHRKVQLPSDSSSLKSVDSLKRPKYMQSVSVDSGCVLDADENSLKDSQSSNVSMRSLVSLFSKFGTRGQGADPDKGNRRSATMGEEKAMPLSRIVVDPYINNRRSRHGTPPPIPTQPPVALRPAYGRSISTDVPAARGRPAQPPPMPPSTTKPIRTCENTPDASLKLASNPFIQSEKQKRRTSSSSSCDSVQSNGRGRPIALTASSQDNDKKPPMKPLGLPRPTSRTSPAREPPSLPPLTETSEANAKKPFRPSQQAIPSASAARPPLHSAGRGAARTHGAKPVPGKLGKADSQNTAKNKKIMDLARKFEQQ; the protein is encoded by the exons ATGTGTGGCACCCTGCACTGCGTTCCCCGTGACACCTCGCGCTCGGGCCTCCCTTGGTACCACTTGAACTACACGAGGGAGGTGGACTCGACCTTCTGCTCCTTCGTCATTAGCTCAGAGGAGTACCCGAGCTCGGATTGGCTCTCTCCGGACGGAGCCAAGTGCgcggagggaaag aTGTGTGTCAATCAGAGGTGTGTCGCCGTGCCCGCCGCCGACGGAACGAGGCAATGCCCGGGCAATTGCTCCGGACACGGCGTctgcaacaacaagaacaaatgcCACTGCGACCCCGGCTTCTCCCCCCCCGACTGCGCCAAGCCGGGCATGGGGGGGTCTGAGGACAGCGGGCCGGCCTCGAGAGCGAACAAAG ATGGAAGTACCGCCGCTCTGGTGCTGTGCGTGTTGTTCGTCTTGCTGCTGACCCTGGCTGCGGCTCTGTTCTGCGCTTGGGGGAGACTCCGGCGCTGCTGGGAGAAGAAAGGTCGCGAGAAAGTGTCCGCCATTGCCCCCCGCTGCGCCTCCTGCATCGACACCTGCTGCTGCCCCATCGTGTCCAAGATCACCCACTGGATGGTCACCGTCGGCCCCCTCGGGAAGAGGCCACGGACCTCTCGGAAGGAAATCCACACCGTCGACATCTCGGCGGCCACGGAGAACGGAAGGACGATCTGCCAGGTCGACCTAGACTTCGAGGGTCGGCAGCGCTCGAGGACGAACTCGTGGGGAGTCGCGAACGAGCGGTTGGTCACCGAGATCGTCACGCTCGAACCAAAAAATTCGCCGGAGCTGCACCGGAAGGTCCAGCTACCCTCGGACTCCTCAAGCCTCAAGTCGGTGGATTCCTTGAAGCGTCCGAAGTACATGCAGTCTGTGTCTGTGGACTCGGGCTGCGTGCTGGACGCGGACGAGAACAGTCTCAAAGATTCTCAATCTTCGAATGTCTCCATGAGGAGTTTAGTAAGCCTGTTTAGCAAGTTCGGCACAAGGGGACAAGGTGCCGATCCGGACAAGGGAAACAGAAGGTCCGCCACCATGGGGGAGGAAAAGGCCATGCCCTTGAGTCGCATCGTTGTGGATCCTTACATCAACAATCGGCGATCGAGGCACGGGACACCCCCGCCCATCCCCACGCAACCGCCCGTGGCCCTGCGGCCAGCCTACGGCCGTTCCATCTCAACGGACGTCCCTGCTGCTCGAGGACGACCTGCGCAGCCTCCCCCGATGCCTCCATCCACAACGAAGCCCATTCGAACCTGCGAGAACACTCCCGACGCCTCCTTGAAGCTGGCGTCGAATCCCTTCATCCAGTccgagaagcagaagaggaggacgagcagTTCGAGTTCGTGCGACAGCGTCCAGTCGAATGGGCGCGGCCGGCCCATCGCCCTGACTGCGAGCAGCCAAGACAACGATAAGAAACCACCAATGAAGCCACTTGGACTTCCGCGACCGACCTCACGAACGTCTCCTGCCCGAGagcctccctctctacctccgcTCACAGAAACCTCAGAGGCGAACGCAAAGAAGCCTTTCCGACCGAGCCAGCAGGCGATCCCTTCCGCTTCTGCTGCGAGGCCGCCCCTCCACTCAGCAGGCAGGGGAGCGGCAAGGACACACGGTGCAAAGCCAGTGCCAGGAAAGCTAGGCAAAGCTGATTCTCAAAACACTGCCAAGAACAAAAAGATAATGGATCTCGCTCGGAAGTTCGAACAGCAATGA
- the LOC125034616 gene encoding protein TRACHEARY ELEMENT DIFFERENTIATION-RELATED 7A-like produces MKRAAAVIKAHGLPVLSSPLLFPKVPCSTRHPYASTPTPSPKTASPPEPEIRPHTRVRPDSHTTFGHPPIPLTTPPRPSQQASTNHDPPLNETSPPSSPPARLHTYSVYSHHTPPLPPTRHPPRLTPGSPPPHSPRAPPIPP; encoded by the coding sequence ATGAAACGAGCGGCAGCGGTCATCAAGGCGCATGGGCTGCCCGTTTTGTCATCACCACTTCTCTTCCCAAAGGTCCCTTGTTCGACTCGCCACCCGTACGCATcaacacccaccccctctcccaaaaCCGCCTCCCCTCCAGAACCCGAGATCCGACCGCACACCCGGGTACGACCTGATAGCCACACTACATTTGGCCATCCACCGATCCCATTGACCACGCCCCCACGACCCAGCCAGCAAGCATCAACCAACCATGACCCCCCCCTTAACGAGACCTCACCGCCATCTTCTCCCCCGGCGCGCCTCCACACGTACTCCGTCTACAGCCACCATACGCCGCCACTACCCCCTACGCGGCACCCCCCGCGCTTGACGCCCGGTTCTCCGCCCCCCCACTCGCCACGCGCTCCTCCCATACCCCCCTGA